ACGAAGCCTTGCCTCTCTTGCACGAATATGTTGCCTTGCGCAAGGATATGTTAGGTTTAGATACGTTAGAGATGTATGATATGTACACCCCTCTTCTTGGTGATCCACCAATCAGCTTTACTTATGATGAAGCTAAGGATGTGGTCTTAAAAGCCTTAGCACCGCTCGGTTCAGATTATACAGCAATCTTAACCCGTGCTTTTGACGAGAAATGGATTGATGTCTATGAGAATAAAGGCAAAAGAAGTGGAGCTTATTCATCCGGTAGTTATGATACGAAGCCGTATATTCTAATGAATTGGCAGGACGGTTTGAATTCGCTTTATACCTTGGTGCATGAACTGGGACACAGTGTTCATAGTGAATTATCCAATACTCATCAAGCTTATGTTTATTCAAATTATCCAATTTTCTTAGCTGAGATTGCTTCAACGACGAATGAGAATTTATTGACGCAATACTTATTGGATACTTACCAGGATAAGGAAACCCAAGCCTATGTCTTAAACCATTTCCTTGATGGGGTGAAGGGTACGGTCTTTCGCCAAACGCAATTTGCGGAATTCGAGCACTTTATGTATACCCAAGAAGCTGCAGGCGAGCCTTTAACTGCCCAATTTCTCAGCAAGCATTATCAAGAACTCAATGCGAAGTATTACGGCTCATCGGTTAATTCAGACTCACAAATCGCCTTAGAATGGGCGCGTATTCCACATTTCTACTATAACTACTATGTTTACCAATACGCTACAGGCTTCTCCGCGGCCACTTATTTCGCCCAAGGTATCTTAAAGGGTGAAGCAGGCATGTTGGAAAGCTATGTGAACTTCTTGAAATCTGGTAGCAAAGACTATCCGATTGCAATAATGCAAGAAGCTGGCCTTGATATGACCCAAACCGATTATATTCAAGCTACCTTAAACGCCTTCAACGAGCGTCTTCAAGCCTTTAAAGCACTCTAATAATACCCAAATAGGTCGCAGCTAAATTTAATCGCTGCGACCTATTCTTATTTGAAACGAGCTTCCAGGCGATAAATCCGGTGACCTTTCTGAGAGAACTTCTCTTCGTATTCAGTCATAATATTGCCTTCAAAAGCTGAATTGTGTAAATCTAAAGAAACATTCGCAAAGCTCATCCCGTAGGTGGACAAGCTATGCAGGGAATACTCAAAAAGCCCTTGGTTATCGGTTTTGAAATGAATTTCACCAGTGTCTTTTAAGATTTTCTCGTAACTTTCGAGAAAGGTCGGAGAAGTCAAGCGACGTTTAGTGTGACGCGCCTTGGGCCAAGGATCGCTGAAGTTCAAGTATATTCGGTCAATTTTATCCTCGGCGAAGAGCGCTTCAACGCTCGCCCCGTTCCCATGTAGTATTTGTAAATTAGGTAAGTCTGCTTCCAATTGACGTTCGAGAATGCGCAGGGCAACGCTCGTTTGTACTTCCATGGCGATGTAATTAATGTCTGGATGGGCTTTGGCCATCTCGGTAATAAAGCGCCCTTTACCTGAGCCGATTTCTAAATGTAAAGCTTGTGCCTTAGGAAAGCGCTCCTGCCACTTACCAGCTTGTGCTTGTGCTGCATCTACAACATATTGCGGATACGCTGCTAATTTCTCCTGTGCTCCTGGAATATTTCTTAAACGCATAGATTCACTCCTTTTGATAATGTATGTGTGTCTGATACTCACTCCCTCACTGAGGCAGTGGTATTAGGTTGGTGTCCAAGAAAAGCGACTGCTACATAAATACGCGGTTTGCACTTATGTAACAGTCGTTTCTTAATTTTCATAAATTTGCTTCAGTAGCAAGATCATTTCGTTCATCTTGTAATGGCGGGATTCACCGTGATATTGCTTAACGAAATAAAGAATATTGATTAAACTGTACCAACGTACCCGTTCGTAGAATGCTTCTTCGTCGAAATCATAGCCGTATTCTTCGAGCCAGCGAGTCCAATCACTCGGGCGGATATAGCGGACCAATAAATTGGTAATATCACTGAGCGGATCAGAAATATGGACATTCTCCCAGTCTACTAAGTATAGATGTTGATTCTCTTCATCCCAAAGGAAATTATTATGATGCAAATCGCCATGGCAGACTACAAGTCTAGCGTGGTAGAAACTCTCCTCTACGCTATCTTCTAGAAACGTAATGACTTCATTGAATAAACGGTGTGCTTGAAGTTGTGACGGCAAGTCTTTGTAATAATATTCAATAAAGTTAACGGGACGGTAAATCTCCCCGCCGACTCGTTTCAGCATGGCGAGCAAGTCTTCACTATGGTGGTAACGGCGAATGGTATCGATAACATCCGAACGATCCATCTCTTCATTCGTTAATAAACGGCCGTCTTTCCATTCTTGAGCGGTTAGGGTGTCCCCAGAATAAGTTCTTTGCGTCCACATCAATTTAGGTGTAAAACCTTTAGCAGAAAGGGCAGTTGTAAAAGGAGAGGTATTGCGTTTGAGAAAGACCTTCTCGTCTTGACGAATCCCCATAAAGGCTTCGCCGGTTTCACTATCTTCGAGGGGAAGTAATTCCCAATCATCGTCTTGATAGATCATCCGCTCACCCTCCTTCTTTTCTTCAACACGATAAATGTTATTGTACCACGATACGCAACCGGGTCAACACTTATCGGTTTATTAAATTGGTTGGGATTTGACCATGAATTGATCGACGATGTCCCCAGTATAAATGTCGCAAGCAAATTGATATTGGACAAGTTGATTACCTTCGTTTACCGTTAAGCCGCCAACATATACAAGTGGCTTCGCTTCAAACAGTTCATATTCAATCGGATCATAGTCAATCCATGAACCTTCAATGTCACCTCTCTTGCCAAATTTCTCTTTAGTACGGTTTAATACTTCACTGGCTGATTTCGGACGTTCTTTCAAGTAGAGTAGGGCGGAAGCAGCTCCGACAAGCATTCCTGCCACAAGTACGATGCCACCGTACATTTTATCGCTTTGATTTGATTTGGACATGTGTATCGCTCCTTTATTGATATAGATTATTGTAACATGAAATAGGGAAAGTTTTAAGTTATACTGATGCTGATTCAGTATATTGTCTTGAAGCAATTTAAGCCATGCAATAAAAGCATCTCAGAAAACTTAAGAGAGTTGGCGCGGATTAGGAAGTAAAGTCTGACGAATCCAACGCGCTTGTTCAAAGTAGGCTTTCTTGAATGACCATTTCAAAGGACATCGCTTGGTAAATGCCAAAGACGTTGCGGTAGCTAGTGCCTCGGCTAAATATAACGTCGTTGAAAAAAGGCCGTTATATTTATCGGGTAATGGATGTCGTAAACTTAAAGACTGTGAGAGTTTTAGAAAAACGCATACAGTATCTTCTTTTTTGCGAGAATACGGCTGTAGGCTTGAAGGATTTATTTGTTGAATGTTGTGATTTTTATCACGAATTAATGTTTATGAAATAGCATAATGTCAACCTTTAGGAAGGTGGTAGCATCTCGCGGGAATGTATTATATAATAATACAGATTAGTTGTCAGTAGAAAGATAGGTGAGCGGATTGGAACAATTGAATGAATCGACCTTTAAGCATTTGATGGCTCTGACCGAGTTGCAGAGTATTTCCGGTCATGAGAGTTCAGTTCGTCAGTATATGCAGGAAGCAATGTCAGCTTACGTTGATGAATGCGAAGTGTCTGGTTTGGGGAATCTTTTCGGCATAAAGCGGGCCAAACAGGCTGATGCGCCAACGGTGATGTTAGCGGGCCATATGGATGAAGTAGGTTTTATGTTGTCTCGGATTGAGGACAATGGTACCTTTCGGGCTGTTCCCATTGGTGGCTGGAATGTGTATGCGGTGCCTGCGCAACGCTTTACCTTACAGACTCAGCAAGGGGATATTCCAGTGATATCGAGTGCTGTTCCCCCGCATCTAATGAAGCAAAACGCTTCTAAACCGATTCAAGTCAAAGATATTTACTTTGACGCTGGTTTTGAATCCAAGGAAGAAGCGGAAGGCTATGGAGTTCGGCCCGGGGATCCGATTGTGCCGGAAGCTTCAACTGTCGTCTCAGCGAATGGGAAGTCATTGATTAGCAAAGCCATCGATAATCGCTATGGTTGTGCCCTGGTCTTGGATGTGCTTGAGGCTTTGAAAGATGTGGACTTGCCTTTCCACCTAGTTGCTGGAGCAACAGTGCAGGAAGAGGTTGGTTTGCGCGGGGTTAAAGGAGCGGTGCATCGCTACGCGCCAGATATTTTCTTTGCAGTTGACGCTTCGCCTGCCGGGGACGGTGAAGGTGATAAGACAGCTCAAGGGCAATTGGGTCAAGGCTTCTTACTTAGGGTGCAAGACCCGGGCCATATTAGTCATCCGCCTTTATGGCATTATATTCAAGCACAGGCAGAGAACGCCGGTATTCCTTACCAGTATTACTTCTCACAAGGCGGGACAGATGCGGGAGCAGCGCATGTGATGAATGATGGCGTGCCTAGTGCGGTTATTGGTTTGCCTGCCCGCTATATTCATGGTCACCAATCGCTCATGCGCTTGAGAGATTATGAAGCTGCACGAGATATTGTGTTGCAAGTTTTCGAGAACTTGCAACCAGAAATTATTCAAGAAATTAAAGGATAGAAAGAGGGACAATTATGTGGTTAGCTTTTTATAATGAGAATGTTGGAGATGTATTATTGTTAACGCGCGGAGGTGGCGTACCGGATGACTTTATCGAAACAGAAAGCCAGGGGAATGTAACCCTCATTAAAGACCGCCGCTCAAGTGAGGTCGTCTCAGCCAATATATTTAACAT
This region of Suicoccus acidiformans genomic DNA includes:
- the pepF gene encoding oligoendopeptidase F, yielding MVEIKQREAMDPAYQWDLSSVFESDETFELSLESLKEQLPEVTAFKGRLSESPEVLADAIDTLENYSRQLHTLYVYTSLKRDQDQGNDTYQRYEAQASQLLSEYAAATSFFQPELLAIDPEELEDFIRRSERLQFYRHYLEDATRQRKHVLSPAQEKLLAQAREVLSAHSDTFSLLNNADLSFGTIKDEAGQEVPLTHGSYSKYMESTDRRVRRDAFEGLYAQYEQFKNTFASLVSTQMKSGNFRAKARHYDSARQAALDSHNISEDVYDTLVDTVNEALPLLHEYVALRKDMLGLDTLEMYDMYTPLLGDPPISFTYDEAKDVVLKALAPLGSDYTAILTRAFDEKWIDVYENKGKRSGAYSSGSYDTKPYILMNWQDGLNSLYTLVHELGHSVHSELSNTHQAYVYSNYPIFLAEIASTTNENLLTQYLLDTYQDKETQAYVLNHFLDGVKGTVFRQTQFAEFEHFMYTQEAAGEPLTAQFLSKHYQELNAKYYGSSVNSDSQIALEWARIPHFYYNYYVYQYATGFSAATYFAQGILKGEAGMLESYVNFLKSGSKDYPIAIMQEAGLDMTQTDYIQATLNAFNERLQAFKAL
- the trmB gene encoding tRNA (guanosine(46)-N7)-methyltransferase TrmB, encoding MRLRNIPGAQEKLAAYPQYVVDAAQAQAGKWQERFPKAQALHLEIGSGKGRFITEMAKAHPDINYIAMEVQTSVALRILERQLEADLPNLQILHGNGASVEALFAEDKIDRIYLNFSDPWPKARHTKRRLTSPTFLESYEKILKDTGEIHFKTDNQGLFEYSLHSLSTYGMSFANVSLDLHNSAFEGNIMTEYEEKFSQKGHRIYRLEARFK
- a CDS encoding phosphotransferase family protein, coding for MIYQDDDWELLPLEDSETGEAFMGIRQDEKVFLKRNTSPFTTALSAKGFTPKLMWTQRTYSGDTLTAQEWKDGRLLTNEEMDRSDVIDTIRRYHHSEDLLAMLKRVGGEIYRPVNFIEYYYKDLPSQLQAHRLFNEVITFLEDSVEESFYHARLVVCHGDLHHNNFLWDEENQHLYLVDWENVHISDPLSDITNLLVRYIRPSDWTRWLEEYGYDFDEEAFYERVRWYSLINILYFVKQYHGESRHYKMNEMILLLKQIYEN
- a CDS encoding glutamyl aminopeptidase, translated to MNESTFKHLMALTELQSISGHESSVRQYMQEAMSAYVDECEVSGLGNLFGIKRAKQADAPTVMLAGHMDEVGFMLSRIEDNGTFRAVPIGGWNVYAVPAQRFTLQTQQGDIPVISSAVPPHLMKQNASKPIQVKDIYFDAGFESKEEAEGYGVRPGDPIVPEASTVVSANGKSLISKAIDNRYGCALVLDVLEALKDVDLPFHLVAGATVQEEVGLRGVKGAVHRYAPDIFFAVDASPAGDGEGDKTAQGQLGQGFLLRVQDPGHISHPPLWHYIQAQAENAGIPYQYYFSQGGTDAGAAHVMNDGVPSAVIGLPARYIHGHQSLMRLRDYEAARDIVLQVFENLQPEIIQEIKG